In a genomic window of Candidatus Chazhemtobacterium aquaticus:
- a CDS encoding MGMT family protein, with protein MSLAEKVYLKLREVPRGKVTTYKWLAEVAGSKGYRLVGQILKRNPDAPRTPCHRVVSSNGKIGGFGGERSGKRIEEKIRMLEQEGVEVEKGVIDLEQYGFDFKE; from the coding sequence ATGAGTCTGGCTGAAAAGGTTTACCTGAAACTCAGAGAGGTTCCTAGAGGTAAGGTGACAACGTATAAATGGTTGGCAGAGGTAGCGGGGAGTAAGGGGTACAGGTTAGTGGGACAGATACTTAAAAGAAATCCAGATGCGCCTAGGACTCCTTGCCATCGGGTGGTTAGCAGCAACGGAAAGATTGGAGGGTTTGGGGGAGAGAGATCAGGAAAAAGAATAGAAGAAAAAATTAGAATGCTGGAACAAGAGGGGGTGGAGGTGGAGAAAGGGGTGATAGATCTTGAGCAATATGGATTTGATTTTAAAGAGTAA